One window of Triticum dicoccoides isolate Atlit2015 ecotype Zavitan chromosome 5A, WEW_v2.0, whole genome shotgun sequence genomic DNA carries:
- the LOC119301361 gene encoding uncharacterized protein LOC119301361, which produces MPSFANLSPLADVRRPAPLMAAYHLSAQLHGHGGDVSRICICGDVGVATSSSDGTVRFWTQHPEKKCEYVLSKTLAGHFSFVGAMVWAPPSDRFPEGAIVSGGMDTLVLLWNLHTGEVVGTMKGHTSQVTGLAIDDNGDMISSSMDCTLRRWRDGNAVEILVAHEAAVQTVLKLPSGELFTGSSDSTIKLWKGRICLHTFSGHADTVCCLAQMPGMGILSASHDATIKLWALTGQPLLEMIGHTSLVYSVDAHSSGLIASGSRDRSVKIWKDGICVQSIEHPGRIWDAKFLDNGDVVTACCDGIVRIWTTGNNRPCRDEELAAYRKTVGGLKLMDPSGAAGMTQQGIVAQTLIVREGHTGVAYSWNSKELKWDKGYPPTTVSKNQYPTSWRAAQPCDSIPEDIIIWEIIPRLPAKAFARCRAICRLWRHVLTSNSDLLLKHHCAQPSHPIASCMERSDRMLYDLCAFDPWASVLSPFAQLWDPCLMVRASCDGLLVLSRPRCFYVCNPTTREWLSKCFLPHFLGFYPHRSSGECRVLCRSSPSLDPHSDDKPSYYIFTLGSSEQRCIGRPAASASEDDALAEGSVNTTSYRPSVLFQEDLHFYPVKKHGSNMLMVFNTTAESFRWMSAPATPESATLFEMDGKLVLYYIDEDITMIDICVLQDYDNEVWEFKYKIKLPVADLRLSARSRGYISPVLYEKGGVLISMHSRLVQVDTLGSVRSDIIWSGSNLSITPYKLKQSLVRHTFFPSQPGGASSGGPFI; this is translated from the exons ATGCCCTCATTCGCCAATCTTTCTCCCCTCGCCGACGTACGCCGTCCGGCGCCGCTCATGGCAGCGTACCACCTCAGCGCGCAGCTCCACGGCCACGGTGGCGAT GTTTCTAGGATATGTATCTGTGGTGATGTGGGTGTTGCAACCTCATCAAGCGATGGAACCGTGAGATTCTGGACGCAGCACCCGGAAAAGAAGTGCGAATATGTCCTCTCGAAAACCCTTGCAGGACATTTTAGTTTTGTTGGTGCAATGGTTTGGGCCCCTCCTTCTGATCGCTTTCCGGAAGGAGCAATTGTTTCTGGTGGCATGGATACACTAGTATTGCTGTGGAATTTGCATACAGGAGAAGTTGTTGGAACAATGAAGGGTCACACCTCACAGGTGACTGGTCTTGCTATCGATGACAACGGTgacatgatatcttcatcgatggaTTG TACTTTGAGAAGGTGGAGAGATGGCAATGCTGTAGAGATCTTGGTGGCCCATGAAGCCGCAGTGCAAACTGTTCTTAAGCTGCCCTCGGGAGAACTATTTACGG GTTCAAGTGATTCCACCATCAAACTTTGGAAAGGAAGGATTTGTCTACATACATTCTCTGGGCATGCAG ACACTGTTTGTTGTTTAGCACAGATGCCAGGAATGGGTATACTCTCTGCATCACATGATGC AACTATAAAGTTATGGGCATTAACTGGCCAACCCCTGTTGGAGATGATTGGCCATACCTCTCTTGTATATTCTGTGGATGCTCATTCATCTGGTCTTATTGCTAGTGGCAGTCGAGATCGCTCGGTCAAGATATGGAAAG ATGGAATCTGTGTTCAGAGCATTGAACACCCAGGCCGTATATGGGATGCTAAATTTTTGGATAATGGCGATGTTGTAACTGCATGTTGTGATGGAATTGTGAGGATATGGACAACTGGCAATAATAGGCCCTGCCGTGATGAGGAACTTGCAGCATATAG AAAGACTGTTGGTGGACTGAAGCTGATGGATCCATCAGGAGCTGCGGGAATGACACAACAAG GAATCGTTGCACAAACGCTAATTGTTAGAGAGGGACACACCGGTGTTGCTTATTCATGGAATTCAAAAGAGCTAAAATGGGACAAA GGCTATCCTCCAACCACTGTGAGTAAAAATCAGTACCCTACCTCTTGGAGGGCCGCGCAGCCCTGCGACAGCATCCCAGAGGATATCATCATCTGGGAGATAATCCCCCGCCTGCCAGCGAAGGCCTTTGCCCGCTGCCGCGCCATCTGCCGCTTGTGGCGCCATGTCCTCACCTCCAACAGTGACCTCCTCCTCAAGCACCACTGCGCCCAGCCCTCCCACCCCATTGCCTCTTGCATGGAGCGCTCCGACCGCATGCTCTACGATCTCTGCGCCTTCGACCCGTGGGCCAGCGTGCTCTCACCCTTTGCTCAGCTCTGGGACCCCTGCCTCATGGTCAGGGCCTCCTGCGACGGCCTCCTCGTCCTCTCTAGGCCACGGTGCTTCTACGTCTGCAACCCGACCACCAGGGAATGGCTTTCCAAGTGCTTCCTTCCGCACTTCCTGGGGTTCTATCCCCACCGCTCTTCCGGAGAGTGCAGGGTACTTTGCAGGAGCAGCCCGTCCCTGGACCCTCATTCGGATGACAAACCTTCCTACTACATCTTCACGTTGGGTTCTTCGGAGCAGAGGTGCATCGGCCGGCCAGCGGCGTCGGCGTCCGAAGATGACGCACTGGCGGAGGGCAGTGTCAATACAACATCCTACCGCCCGTCGGTCCTGTTCCAGGAAGACCTGCACTTCTACCCTGTGAAGAAACATGGCAGCAACATGCTGATGGTATTCAATACCACTGCCGAGTCATTCCGTTGGATGTCTGCTCCGGCTACCCCTGAGTCGGCCACTTTGTTTGAGATGGATGGCAAGCTCGTCCTCTACTACATCGATGAGGACATCACCATGATTGATATTTGTGTGCTACAGGACTATGATAATGAGGTCTGGGAGTTCAAGTACAAGATCAAGCTTCCAGTGGCAGACCTTCGTCTGTCAGCTCGATCACGTGGTTATATATCGCCGGTCTTGTATGAGAAGGGTGGTGTGCTCATCTCAATGCATAGCCGTCTTGTTCAAGTTGACACTCTGGGAAGTGTGAGGTCAGATATTATATggagtggctcgaatctgtcgattaCGCCGTATAAGCTCAAACAAAGCCTGGTTCGTCACACATTCTTTCCGAGTCAACCTGGTGGCGCTTCCTCAGGGGGACCTTTCATCTGA